agctcctggccaggaaggggtggtacacctaggcgggtgttacacctggatggcccgtctaggccaggtgaattcgattcagccaatggggtcgaccagtatcgtccaccatgcctcccagTGGGCCCCTGCAAAGGGCAGAAGTGTTCTCTGTGGCTCTCTgtcccagcagctgctacccagtGCAGCACAGCAGGGAGCACTCCCGGAGCCGAGATCCCACACAGTGCGGGGACTCTGTTTGGCTTGAGTTCCATTtgccgtaaaacctgaaactactTCTAACTCGCATAAAACacatttggatcacaaaccaggcatctgcatgaattctttctcacgtgaaGCCAAAGACTAAAGTATCTCTCTCTCACAAGAGGGAAAGATCTAACAACACCCAGGGCTCAACAATAGCCAACAAAAGGATTGGTGGTAGATGGCAGAAGGATATGAGGAGTGTTTAGTAATCTTATCTCTGAATTTGAGTACTGATGCTAAAagtcagtggatctcaacctgtgggtcatgacccctttgggggttgaaccaccctttcacagggctcgcccaattcataacagtagcaaaattgcagatatgaagtagcaacaaaagtaacttTATGGCTGGGGTGAGGGGtccccacacatgaggaactgcatgaaagggttccagcattaggaaggttgagacccactgctatAAGTGGTCATTTTTGTCTCGTAGTGGAATCTCTTTTTTCCTAATTCTCTGCCTTCAAGCTACTTGCAATGAAAACTGTCCTAGGAAGGTTTCCATCTAAACACATGGACGGTCACAACCCATACCATTTAAAAATGATAATTATAAAGCTTTTCatacaagaaaataaaatggaCATCATATTAAGTAAAAGTATAGTTAAAGTTAAAGAATTGTGTTAGAGAGCTTGAATTTGGGATGCTGTTTTAGTAACAGTCTTAGTGTAATCATAATATGATTCAGCAAAAATAGCAATGAGAAAATAGCTATGCTTTTATTCAGCAACATATTTTGTCTTCAAGAGAGCCATTTTCCTCTCCAGCTCTTCGGTGGAGATATTTTATTTAGGTGAAAAAGCAAACATCCAAAGTCTTATATTCTAAAATACTTTTCATGGCGCTATATACATGGAATAAAAACCCTTCAGAAGACTAAATGGTGTAATATGAAAACATAGCTGGATGTCATTAGGCTAGAATACCATGCGGTAGAAATTTTGGGTAAATGGCTTTCTAAGGGTCTCTTCATTGGTCATGACCGTACCACCCAAGTAATCGAGTCAATTATATAAAGAATTAGAAAAGAGATAGGGTTTTCTTCGTTTATTTTAGGCAAACAAATGTTACACTTTTATAGATCATTGATTTATAAATTTAAGTTAAGCACAATGTAGGGATTTTTATCATAAATAGGCCATGTGAAaagtatcaaaagaaaaaaaagcacctAATGGCTCCATAGCTAATACACAGTTGAAGTGTCAAAGAGGAACTCAATGGTTCCACTGGTCAACATAATCTATTTTAGCATTGCAAATTGATCCAAGAATCCCCCAAGTCTAATGTCATCGAGTTTGCTTCAACTCATAAAgattctataagacagagtagaactgcccctttgtgtttcccgggatgtaaatcattatgggagcaggaagcctcatgctTTTCCTATAGACCCACTGGTGGAACTGAACTGCCAAACGCCCCAAAACTAGGGCTCCTAAGGATCTCATAGATGAGGAAGTCAATAAAGTAGTGAAATCAGTATCAATAGATACAATATGATTATTTCAAACATTGGAGAATCAGGGAATTCTGATAATTTATTGCAAGACTATACTGAGCTAATCATGGAGGAATCCAGTAGTCTGTACTACCTTGCACTAGAAAGccccacaactttcctcaaggctGCTTTCATGTCCTTATTCAGGAGGCTGTAGACGAGAGGGTTGAAGAGTGGGGTCACCATAGCATAGAACAGTGTTGCAACTTTCTGCATCCCAGCAGAATGCCCGAGTCCTGGGCTCACATACATGACCATCAGAGAGCCATAGAAGAGTGATACCACGGCCAAATGAGATCCACATGTTGAGAAGGCTTTACATCTTCCAGTGGCTGAAGGTACACGAAACACAGCTACTAGGACAAGAGTATAAGATCCAAGGATGATGAAGAAGTTACCAAAGATAACTAAGGAGGTGAGAGTATAGCAAAGCAATTGGATCCTTGGTGCAGAAGTACATGCCAATGCAAACAGTGGTCCTGGATCACACACAACATGGTCAATGATGTTTGGGCCACAGAAGGGCATCTGAGACATGAGAACAATGGGGATCAGGAACCACAGAAACCCACAAACCCAGCATACACTGACTAGTTTAGCACAGAGATACCCAGTCATGATATTAGGGTAGTGTAAGGGGCAACAGATAGCAAGGTACCGATCAAAAGCCATGGCTGCCAAAAGGAAGCATTCAGATATgcccaaagagaaaaagaaatagaattgGAGGAAGCAACCAGCAAAGGAAATAGTTTTTGTCTCTGAGAGAAAGTTGACCAGCATCTTGGGGACTGTCGAAGAGACATACCAGATCTCTAGGAAGGAGAAATTCCCCAGGAATATGTATATGGGTGTGTGAAGTCTCTGGTCACACCACACTGCACAGAGAATAGCACTGTTTCCTGTTATGGTCATAACGTAGGCTGTGGTAAAGAGGGAGAATAAGAGGCTCTGGATCTGCCACTCAAAGGAGAAGCCTAGGAGTATAAATTCACTCACAGAAGCAAAACTGGAATCCTGCTTGGAGACATTCATTGGGTCAGTACTCTGCAAATCAAGAGAAACATTATTGTCAATGtgatgttttaaaatgtgttcattGTTTAAGAATCGAGAGAAGGAAGGAGGATCAAGGGCATGTCATTTGTAGAAAAGGACCATCTATTAAAAACATAATTTAGTCCATCCTTTCTTGACCATACACCCTGCTTCTGGACAGAAACCAACTTTTGCCTACTTCTGAGCCTCACTCTTGCTACATGGCCATGAAAGAAAGAAGCAAAGTTAAACTCATTTTGTAAGCATGTTGGTTTGGGTCAGGGATGATCTATGATAATTTCTGGCTAAGACTAAGCACAAAATTAGCACTTAAACATATTAGCTACTTACTTAAACCCATCTTATCATGTAACAGATCCAGGGAAGGAGTTTTAGGTTCAATATGACTATGTGCATCTCAGTTAGAGGTCTTGCTTATGTCCTATAAAGATGCAAAGGAGGCAGATATGTCTTGGAGTAAAGTGGCATTCCTTTAAAGTAAAACCGCttgttgttgccatcagcatcatACAAATGTAATAGCATACATTACTTACCAACACTGACCAGGAAGGATGTGATGTGGCAATACTTCTGTTGATTACCATGGTCTTAACGCTTATATTTAATCTTCCACGTTTAAAGACAAGTTAAAAAGGAAAGATAAGTAATTAGCTTCTTTACTTTTTAACATTGCACTTGTTCTCTAAATATTCAGGATTTATTTTCCTGATGTGCTAgtgcaaaatgaaacaaaatgcacaTGACTGAATCTGGGTAATGGAAGTTCAATCATTTTAAAGTCATGAGTACATGCCCTGCATTTCCCATCTCATCAAATAGATATGGGGTAACAGGCATGGGCATTTGGTGAGCTTTTTGGTGTGCGTTTGGTAATATTTAGCGATATAAATTCCAGAAACTCTGAGTACTTAGGTTCTGAGTACAAACACAGAATTTTCAAAAAGATGTCTCCCTCCAACCTACAGTCTACTCCTCTGCTCTGGGCTGTCGTTTGAAATGGCAAGGTGAAAGCTATTTGTGCTTCATCCAGTAACTTGTATGTCTATATAAAATATCCTAAATTAGGAGCATTATGAAGCCCTCATTAAGAAATTATGCAATGAAAGGAGGTTGGCACATGGATGTCAAGATCCTAACAATGCTTAAAAGATGCTCAGGATCAAATCCCTGAAGGAGCTGTTTGAGGCATCTTATGGCTTCTGTCTCCAGCCAAGTAGAGCTTTATTACTGCACAACAGTTAAGCACATTATTTCTCCATCACATATCCACCTGGGACTTGACTTCTCCAACCTACAGATCTATACATGTTTAATGATTTCATGTTCTCTGAGGAATAAGGGTCAAAGCGACTTTTTGTGGCAAGATTGTTTgcaataagttcaatgctatcccgatccaaataccatcatctttctccaaagaattggaaaaactgattaccaacttcatatagagagggaagaaactCAGAGTTAGCAGTGAACTcctgaagaagaaggacaaagttggagagcTTGCTTTAGGTATTGGTCTAATGATAGATATTGAAACCAATGCAAAAAGACTGAAAACCTAGaacaaaatcatcagcatacagacaactgatcttcaatgagggcccccaaaatatcaaatggaaagcgGATGCCATCTTCTATAAGTGGTGCTGGATAAAATGTATATCTACcctcagaaaaatgaagcaagacccttaccccactccatgcacaagaagaaattcaagtggatcacagacctagaggtaaactcccaaactattaggaccatcaatgtgGGAATTTTGACAAAGTCCCCTGAGAACTTTGACtcaggaaatacataggctatcagaaataagaaaggacacaaacacagaggaggcacaaatcaacACATGGGGTAAAATCTAAAGTACTCTACTAAtgtaaagcaagaaaaaaaattgcccactgaggacgaTGGCAAgggacctgaagagaagttttTCAAGGGCAGAATTCCAAATGGTCAAACAACAAATGAGAAAATCTTACAGATCCAATGTTCCTACCcctgagaaatacaaattaaaacaactctgagataccaccaacaccctcaaagatagctcaattcaatatatcagaaagtaacaagtgttggaggggctatggagagataggaactcttatccactgctagtggacctgtaagtatgtacagccactatggaaatcgatttggcgatatctcaAACAGATggtaattgagctaccatatgacccagcaatcccgctATGGGCacgtacccagaagagacaagagacAAAGTACAaccaaacatctgtgctccagtgttcatcacagcacagttcccaattgaaaagagttggaaacaacccaagtttcTATCAACGGATCAATGGATTAAGAATCAGTGTTACATACATACAATGCAGTACTATGCATTCCTAAAAAGCTGTGATGAACTCATGAATCACATTGCTGCATGGAAAGCACTGGAGGAAATTCttctaagtgaagtaaaccaagcacaaaaagacaagtacaaaatgagtctactgaggtaggcaaaaaaagaaagaaagcaaaaagggaCATATGGGAAAAGGTACTATATAAATGCATTCCCGGGGTTTGGTCCAGGTACTAAGGTAGGTGCCAAACCCAATGCAGGGATagctatggcagccaactaatgcagagggaaaaagagagagggacagTGCTAGTGGGGGAACTGGGCACTAACCAACCACCCGTCATGCCAAGACATGGATGCAGcatacaggcatgaagcagggataCAATAGAGGGGTCTGCAGTGTGACCCCAATCCCAATTAGGTGGGAACCCTCTATACCCCACCCCAGAgggatgcacttcagaggactgcACTGAACCTGCAACTCAGTGGGGTACATCTGATCAGGGATCaagtgaagagggaaggagagagtggaacacaccccAACCAATCAAGCCCTGTGGACAACATTCCAGTTCACagcatccaatgcacagagaggatcacagggcAGACCCCGTTATGAGACAGGACGGCATCCCTCACTGCCAGCGCTAagggagacagcactggagacctGGTGTGGGAGATGTGCCCGATGCAACCCCATCGCATCACTTTCAAATAGggtgcacaacagagcagcaaggggagcaaagcaatgcagTCCCCCAGTAATGCCAAGGTGGGCTTTTGGGCCAGGCCATGGCACCTCAgcagactctactggaaagcactcataaaggtcagtggacagacctgcaaGTGTTTGAGGACTTTTCAgtgtttggtttttctttgtttgttttgttgtattagctgttgttgatttattttattggggggtgtaTGTGTTTCTTTGCTCTGTTTTTGCATGGATTATTGTCTATGCATTTGTCTCGGGTCAAGATAAGCGGTATGAACAATTTGGAGACCAGAACAATTGGACCGACAATTCCAGGGGCACACGGGATAGGCGTAGGTTGTGGAAAAGGAGGAAGATGGCATCaaatgcagggacaagggaagaataaatTATCTAAAATTGATAATGAGGAGAGCATAGGAAACTTgggggggcttgatcaagggaaatgtagcagAGAGGAATAACCAAAACTTTAAGGAagacagaacatgatagtgggacaggaggaaagtaataggaaatagaggaaagaactgggaggcaaagaatatttatagaggtctaaatacaggcatatatatatatatatatgtaaatacatttatatataatgacaggggagtagatctatgtacatatatttttataaagtattacggcagcagatggacatagggtctccaGTGAAGTACTCCCTTAGTGCAAGAACAGTGTATTCTACTAACactgcactctgtgatgttcaccctccctgacaggattgctggacacgaaatgggtgcataagcaaaagtggtgaaaacTAATGgttcccagctaccaaaagataaagcATGTGGAGTCTTAagagtttgaagataaacaagcagcctctAATTGAGAAACAATCATGCCCACATGGAAAtatcataccagcctgtgtgatcatgaggtgtccatgggatcaggtaacaggcatcaaaaactctaaacaaaacaaacaaataaaaacatgtcaatgggaatgaggcggagggcagagtggagacccaaagccctcgtcagaaggaccacaaggaatagatgagccagtcagggtgcagtgaagcactGATGGGACAcataacgttcctc
This genomic stretch from Tenrec ecaudatus isolate mTenEca1 chromosome 14, mTenEca1.hap1, whole genome shotgun sequence harbors:
- the LOC142425954 gene encoding olfactory receptor 11H12-like encodes the protein MNVSKQDSSFASVSEFILLGFSFEWQIQSLLFSLFTTAYVMTITGNSAILCAVWCDQRLHTPIYIFLGNFSFLEIWYVSSTVPKMLVNFLSETKTISFAGCFLQFYFFFSLGISECFLLAAMAFDRYLAICCPLHYPNIMTGYLCAKLVSVCWVCGFLWFLIPIVLMSQMPFCGPNIIDHVVCDPGPLFALACTSAPRIQLLCYTLTSLVIFGNFFIILGSYTLVLVAVFRVPSATGRCKAFSTCGSHLAVVSLFYGSLMVMYVSPGLGHSAGMQKVATLFYAMVTPLFNPLVYSLLNKDMKAALRKVVGLSSAR